The following coding sequences lie in one Aquabacterium olei genomic window:
- a CDS encoding NAD(P)/FAD-dependent oxidoreductase has translation MQRFDVVVIGAGAAGLFCAGAAGQRGLRVLVIDHAAKVAEKIRISGGGRCNFTNREATPAQFLSENPHFARSALASYTPQDFLALVERHGIAWHEKHKGQLFCDRSADDIIQMLLKECDAGQVTRWQPCCVRDVRPAPDAAAGRPRFELDTDRGPVGAHHVVVATGGLSIPKIGATDFGQRLAERLGHRIVPLRPALVPLTFDPAVWAPFVPLAGVSLEVTVSTPMPEALQAKRRKAAPASFVEDLLFTHRGLSGPAILQISSFWVPDEALTLDLTPQRDLAVLLKQAKIGSRKQLSTAWGIALGEAVPQRLAQTWLATQAHAVPTLRPDALLADLRDRDLEALGQAANQWTIVPNGTEGYAKAEVTAGGVDTRELSSQTLESRRVPGLHFIGEVVDVTGWLGGYNFQWAWSSGMACARALEPAPAAD, from the coding sequence ATGCAGAGATTCGATGTCGTTGTGATCGGGGCCGGTGCGGCCGGGCTGTTCTGTGCCGGCGCGGCCGGTCAACGCGGGTTGCGTGTGCTGGTGATCGACCACGCCGCCAAGGTCGCGGAGAAGATCCGCATCTCGGGAGGCGGGCGCTGCAACTTCACCAACCGCGAAGCCACGCCGGCCCAGTTCCTGAGCGAGAACCCGCACTTTGCGCGCTCTGCACTGGCCAGCTACACCCCGCAGGACTTCCTGGCCCTGGTCGAGCGCCACGGCATCGCCTGGCACGAGAAGCACAAGGGCCAGCTCTTCTGCGACCGCAGTGCCGACGACATCATTCAGATGCTGCTCAAGGAGTGCGACGCCGGCCAGGTCACCCGATGGCAGCCGTGCTGCGTGCGCGATGTGCGACCCGCGCCCGACGCGGCAGCGGGCCGCCCACGTTTCGAGCTCGACACCGACCGCGGCCCTGTCGGCGCACACCACGTGGTCGTCGCCACCGGCGGGCTCTCCATCCCGAAGATCGGAGCAACCGACTTCGGGCAGCGCCTGGCCGAACGGTTGGGCCACCGCATCGTGCCCCTGCGCCCTGCGCTCGTGCCCCTGACCTTCGACCCCGCCGTGTGGGCGCCCTTCGTGCCACTGGCCGGCGTCTCACTGGAGGTCACCGTCTCGACGCCCATGCCCGAGGCCCTGCAGGCCAAGCGTCGCAAGGCGGCCCCCGCCAGCTTCGTCGAAGACCTGCTGTTCACCCACCGCGGTCTCAGCGGCCCGGCCATTCTGCAGATCTCCAGCTTCTGGGTGCCTGACGAAGCCCTCACCCTCGATCTCACGCCTCAGCGCGATCTGGCCGTGCTCCTCAAGCAGGCCAAGATCGGCTCGCGCAAGCAGCTGTCGACCGCGTGGGGGATCGCGCTGGGTGAAGCCGTCCCCCAGCGCCTGGCGCAGACCTGGCTGGCCACGCAGGCCCATGCCGTGCCGACCCTGCGCCCCGACGCCCTGCTCGCCGACCTGCGTGACCGCGACCTCGAAGCGCTGGGCCAGGCCGCGAACCAGTGGACCATCGTTCCCAACGGCACCGAGGGGTACGCCAAAGCCGAGGTGACAGCCGGGGGAGTGGACACGCGTGAACTGAGCTCGCAGACCCTGGAAAGCCGTCGGGTGCCCGGGCTGCATTTCATCGGCGAAGTGGTCGACGTGACGGGCTGGCTGGGCGGCTACAACTTCCAGTGGGCCTGGTCAAGCGGCATGGCCTGCGCGCGGGCGCTCGAACCCGCCCCCGCCGCAGATTAA
- the ubiE gene encoding bifunctional demethylmenaquinone methyltransferase/2-methoxy-6-polyprenyl-1,4-benzoquinol methylase UbiE has translation MSSTHFGFQQVDESQKAERVRGVFDSVANKYDVMNDLMSMGLHRLWKAYTIAASGAREGQKVLDIAGGTGDLSEAFAKRVGPTGMVVHTDINEAMLSTGRDRLLNSGKALPTALCDAEKLPFPTGTFDIVSVAFGLRNMTHKDLALAEMCRVLKPGGRLLVLEFSKVAKPLEKAYDWYSFKVLPRLGQMVAGDAASYQYLAESIRMHPDQATLKAMMKTAGFGHVDVHNMTGGVVALHMGIKC, from the coding sequence ATGAGCAGCACGCATTTCGGTTTCCAGCAGGTCGACGAGTCGCAGAAGGCAGAACGCGTTCGCGGGGTGTTCGACTCCGTCGCCAACAAGTACGACGTCATGAACGACCTGATGTCGATGGGCCTGCATCGCCTGTGGAAGGCTTACACCATCGCGGCCAGTGGCGCACGCGAAGGTCAGAAGGTGCTCGACATTGCCGGCGGCACGGGCGATCTGTCCGAGGCCTTTGCCAAGCGCGTCGGGCCCACCGGCATGGTGGTGCACACCGACATCAACGAAGCCATGCTGAGCACCGGGCGCGACCGCCTGCTCAACAGCGGGAAGGCCCTGCCCACCGCGCTGTGCGACGCCGAGAAGCTGCCCTTCCCCACTGGCACCTTCGACATCGTCAGTGTCGCCTTTGGTCTGCGCAACATGACGCACAAGGACCTCGCGCTGGCTGAAATGTGCCGCGTGCTCAAGCCGGGCGGCCGCCTGCTCGTGCTCGAGTTCTCGAAAGTGGCCAAGCCGCTGGAGAAGGCTTACGACTGGTATTCGTTCAAGGTGCTGCCCCGCCTCGGCCAGATGGTCGCCGGCGACGCCGCCAGCTACCAGTATCTGGCCGAATCGATCCGCATGCACCCGGATCAGGCCACGCTGAAGGCCATGATGAAGACGGCCGGCTTCGGTCACGTCGATGTGCACAACATGACGGGTGGCGTGGTGGCCCTGCACATGGGCATCAAGTGCTGA
- a CDS encoding chalcone isomerase family protein, with translation MNRSRLATAALVACLTFTANSALAVREVGAARFEDTHAVAGQNLVLNGAGMRVKMIIKVYAVALYLPRKEATTAGVLAQGGPKRIQIVMLRDVPADKLGESLVDGIKANTTESERGALQARIDELEKAMIALGEARKGAMIQLDYLPGTGTRITLSGRPVMRDVPGEDFYRALLKIWLGDKPADGDLRARMLGAD, from the coding sequence ATGAACCGTTCCCGACTTGCCACGGCGGCCCTGGTCGCCTGCCTCACCTTCACCGCGAACTCGGCGCTGGCCGTGCGTGAGGTGGGCGCAGCCCGGTTTGAAGACACGCATGCCGTGGCTGGCCAGAACCTCGTGCTCAATGGCGCGGGCATGCGCGTGAAGATGATCATCAAGGTGTACGCGGTGGCGCTGTACCTGCCGCGCAAGGAGGCCACGACGGCGGGCGTGCTGGCTCAGGGTGGTCCCAAGCGCATCCAGATCGTGATGTTGCGCGATGTGCCAGCCGACAAGCTGGGCGAGTCGCTGGTGGACGGCATCAAGGCCAACACGACGGAGTCCGAGCGCGGGGCGCTCCAGGCTCGCATCGACGAGCTGGAGAAAGCCATGATCGCGCTGGGCGAGGCCCGCAAAGGCGCGATGATCCAGCTCGACTACCTGCCGGGCACCGGTACGCGGATCACGCTCTCGGGTCGCCCCGTCATGCGTGACGTTCCCGGCGAGGATTTCTATCGCGCACTCCTGAAGATCTGGCTGGGAGACAAGCCCGCCGACGGCGACCTGCGCGCCCGCATGCTGGGCGCCGACTGA
- a CDS encoding MerR family transcriptional regulator, giving the protein MSQIDARRQPPRSAARSPVDMTVEVLSARTGVSVRNIRAYQTAGLIPPPRLRGRLGLYDSEHQGKLELIRDLRQQGFRLDAIKDMLENTPEGAWSEYALISELFSTTFFTVESPARKHIAEMAANWGATATPEQRERLSRNGLYRRVGDTDEFEILSPALERIGVQLAELKVPLDTVLDLQDALIEHTRAIAQAYVQQVFLAQIKGLALQAHRGEGGAARRGLPELSAMEELKALFERLRPLAIGSISAAFPVVLQQEFDRAVNEELKRKP; this is encoded by the coding sequence ATGTCACAAATCGACGCCCGTCGCCAACCCCCCCGTTCTGCTGCCCGCAGCCCCGTCGACATGACGGTGGAGGTGCTCTCTGCCCGCACGGGCGTGAGCGTGCGCAACATCCGCGCATACCAGACGGCGGGGCTCATTCCCCCGCCGCGTCTTCGCGGCCGGTTGGGGCTGTACGACAGCGAGCACCAGGGCAAGCTGGAGCTGATCCGCGATCTGCGCCAGCAAGGCTTCCGACTCGACGCCATCAAGGACATGCTGGAGAACACGCCTGAAGGGGCGTGGTCGGAGTACGCACTCATCAGCGAACTGTTCTCCACCACGTTCTTCACGGTGGAATCGCCGGCGCGCAAGCACATTGCCGAGATGGCGGCCAACTGGGGCGCGACCGCCACGCCCGAACAACGCGAACGACTGAGCCGCAACGGCCTGTATCGGCGCGTCGGTGACACCGACGAGTTCGAGATCCTCAGCCCGGCGCTCGAACGCATCGGCGTGCAGCTTGCCGAACTGAAGGTGCCTCTGGACACCGTGCTCGACTTGCAGGACGCCTTGATTGAGCACACCCGCGCCATCGCGCAGGCCTACGTGCAGCAGGTGTTCCTGGCACAGATCAAGGGGCTGGCGCTTCAGGCACACCGAGGCGAAGGTGGCGCTGCGCGCCGCGGCCTGCCGGAACTCAGCGCCATGGAGGAACTGAAGGCGCTTTTCGAGCGCCTGCGCCCGCTGGCCATCGGGTCGATCAGCGCCGCCTTCCCGGTGGTGCTGCAGCAGGAGTTCGACCGCGCGGTCAATGAAGAGCTGAAGCGCAAGCCCTGA
- a CDS encoding MerR family transcriptional regulator, with amino-acid sequence MDRVDSVLPPIPAKRYFTIGEVSELCLVKPYVLRYWEQEFVQLKPMKRRGNRRYYQHHEVLLIRRIRELLYEQGFTISGARNQLADMGALAAAPLPEPELPSASARALAGSQGWASAGADARAARALQASHVAVADGGWMPPDLAAFDQLDADSAHALREALQSIRDLLG; translated from the coding sequence ATGGACCGCGTCGACAGTGTCTTGCCGCCGATTCCGGCCAAGCGCTACTTCACCATTGGTGAGGTCAGCGAGTTGTGCCTGGTCAAGCCCTATGTGCTGCGCTACTGGGAGCAGGAGTTCGTCCAGCTCAAGCCGATGAAGCGGCGCGGCAACCGCCGCTACTACCAGCATCACGAGGTGTTGCTGATCCGCCGGATTCGCGAGCTGTTGTATGAGCAGGGCTTCACCATCAGTGGGGCGCGCAACCAGTTGGCCGACATGGGGGCGTTGGCTGCCGCGCCGCTTCCCGAACCCGAGCTGCCAAGCGCGTCGGCCCGTGCGTTGGCTGGTAGCCAGGGCTGGGCATCTGCGGGTGCCGATGCGCGCGCGGCGCGGGCCCTGCAGGCCAGCCATGTGGCGGTCGCGGATGGGGGGTGGATGCCGCCCGATCTGGCTGCCTTCGACCAGCTGGACGCCGACAGCGCGCACGCCCTGCGCGAGGCGCTGCAGTCCATCCGGGACCTGCTGGGGTGA
- a CDS encoding integration host factor subunit alpha — MNDKLSDLTVLLPTIETPTLTKAELAELLFERLGLNKRESKDMVEAFFELVHGTLVDGQDVKLSGFGNFQIRRKAPRPGRNPRTGESIPIAARNVVTFHASQKLKGMVQGDVPSEGDME; from the coding sequence ATGAACGACAAGCTCAGCGACCTGACGGTCCTGCTGCCCACCATCGAGACGCCGACGCTGACCAAGGCGGAGCTGGCCGAGTTGCTGTTCGAGCGTCTCGGCCTGAACAAGCGCGAGTCCAAGGACATGGTCGAGGCCTTTTTCGAGCTGGTGCATGGCACGCTGGTCGACGGTCAGGACGTGAAGCTGTCGGGCTTCGGCAATTTCCAGATCCGTCGCAAGGCACCCCGCCCGGGGCGCAATCCGCGTACGGGTGAGTCCATCCCCATCGCTGCGCGCAACGTGGTGACCTTCCATGCGAGCCAGAAGCTCAAAGGCATGGTCCAGGGGGATGTGCCGTCCGAAGGGGACATGGAGTAA
- the pheT gene encoding phenylalanine--tRNA ligase subunit beta, producing the protein MQFPESWLRSFCNPDLTTQQLADLLTMAGLEVEELDPVAPPFTGVVVGHVLEVAKHPDADRLNVCKVDAGTGAVLQIVCGAPNVRPGIKVPCATVGAELPPGADGKVFKIKLGKLRGVESQGMLCSARELGISEEASGLHILADDAPVGVNIREHLKLDDTLFTLKLTPNLAHCLSVAGIAREVSALTGAPLTLPAIEPVKPAIDATVPVKVEASDLCGRFAGRVIRGVNPQAKTPDWMVERLARCGQRSVSPLVDISNYVMFELGQPSHVFDLDKVKGGITVRWAREGESLKLLNGNTVALDGQVGVIADDAQVESLAGVMGGDATAVGDDTRNVYLESAFWWPKAIAGRARRYNFSTDASHRFERGVDPAPTVAYLERITQLILDICGGEAGPVDDQIVRQAERQPVTLRLSRAQRVIGMPVSREEVETVFTRLGLAFTASAVEGDVHLTVTPPSWRFDIQIEEDLIEEAVRVIGFDKLPKRAPKAPVVSEVRPEAQRSLYALRRAVAARGYQEAITFSFVEARWEADFAGNADPIKVLNPIAAPLAVMRSTLVGSLVEVLRTNLARKAERVRLFEVGRVFRRDASVVDSDQTVGGFNQPVKVAGLAYGPAEALQWGVPSRNVDFFDVKGDVEALLAPRQARFEAVEHPAFHPGRCARVWVDDRDVGVIGELHPKWRQSYDLPLAPVLFELDADVLAARVVPSFTSVPKMQSVFRDLALVVKDDVAHAALIEAITAAPTEGLVKGARLFDIYKPKTSVQGMADDERSLAVRVELRDDEQTLTDERIDGAMKAVLTALAASVGARVRG; encoded by the coding sequence ATGCAATTCCCTGAGTCCTGGCTGCGCAGCTTCTGCAACCCCGACCTGACCACCCAGCAACTGGCTGATCTGCTGACCATGGCCGGTCTGGAGGTCGAGGAACTGGACCCGGTCGCCCCGCCGTTCACGGGTGTGGTCGTGGGCCACGTGCTGGAAGTGGCCAAGCACCCGGATGCCGACCGCCTGAACGTCTGCAAGGTGGACGCCGGCACGGGCGCGGTGCTGCAGATCGTGTGCGGCGCGCCCAATGTGCGCCCGGGCATCAAGGTGCCGTGCGCCACGGTGGGAGCCGAGCTGCCCCCGGGCGCCGACGGCAAGGTGTTCAAGATCAAGCTGGGCAAACTGCGGGGCGTCGAAAGCCAGGGCATGCTGTGTTCGGCACGCGAGCTGGGCATCTCCGAAGAGGCCAGCGGCCTGCACATCCTGGCCGATGACGCGCCGGTGGGCGTCAACATCCGCGAGCACCTGAAGCTCGACGACACGCTGTTCACGCTGAAGCTCACGCCCAACCTGGCGCACTGCCTGAGCGTGGCCGGCATCGCCCGCGAGGTCTCGGCCCTGACTGGCGCGCCGCTGACGTTGCCGGCGATCGAGCCCGTCAAGCCTGCGATCGACGCGACCGTGCCCGTCAAGGTGGAGGCATCGGACCTGTGTGGCCGCTTTGCCGGTCGTGTGATCCGCGGCGTCAACCCGCAGGCCAAGACGCCCGACTGGATGGTCGAGCGCCTGGCGCGCTGCGGCCAGCGTTCGGTGTCGCCGCTGGTCGACATCTCGAACTACGTGATGTTCGAGCTGGGCCAGCCCTCGCACGTGTTCGATCTGGACAAGGTCAAGGGCGGCATCACCGTGCGCTGGGCGCGTGAAGGCGAAAGCCTCAAGCTGCTGAACGGCAACACCGTGGCGCTGGACGGGCAGGTGGGCGTGATCGCCGACGACGCCCAGGTCGAGTCGCTGGCCGGTGTGATGGGCGGTGATGCCACGGCCGTGGGCGACGACACCCGCAATGTCTACCTCGAGTCGGCCTTCTGGTGGCCCAAGGCGATTGCCGGCCGCGCACGCCGCTACAACTTCTCGACCGACGCGTCGCACCGCTTCGAGCGCGGCGTGGACCCGGCGCCGACCGTGGCCTACCTCGAGCGCATCACGCAGCTGATCCTCGACATCTGCGGTGGCGAGGCCGGCCCGGTGGACGACCAGATCGTGCGCCAGGCTGAACGCCAGCCGGTGACGCTGCGCCTGTCGCGCGCTCAGCGCGTGATCGGCATGCCGGTGTCACGCGAGGAGGTCGAGACCGTCTTCACCCGCCTGGGCCTGGCCTTCACCGCCAGCGCCGTCGAAGGCGACGTGCACCTGACCGTGACGCCGCCGAGCTGGCGCTTCGACATCCAGATCGAGGAAGACCTGATTGAGGAAGCCGTGCGCGTGATCGGCTTCGACAAGCTGCCCAAGCGCGCGCCCAAGGCCCCGGTGGTGTCCGAGGTGCGCCCGGAAGCGCAACGCAGCCTGTATGCCTTGCGCCGTGCCGTGGCCGCCCGTGGCTACCAGGAAGCGATCACCTTCAGCTTCGTCGAGGCCCGCTGGGAAGCCGACTTCGCCGGCAATGCCGACCCGATCAAGGTGCTGAACCCGATCGCGGCCCCGCTGGCCGTGATGCGCTCGACGCTCGTCGGCAGCCTGGTCGAGGTACTGCGCACCAACCTCGCCCGCAAGGCCGAGCGCGTCCGCCTGTTCGAGGTGGGGCGCGTGTTCCGCCGCGACGCCAGCGTGGTCGACAGCGACCAGACCGTGGGCGGGTTCAATCAGCCCGTGAAGGTGGCGGGCCTGGCCTATGGTCCGGCTGAGGCCCTGCAGTGGGGCGTGCCCAGCCGCAACGTCGATTTCTTCGACGTGAAGGGCGACGTCGAGGCGCTGCTGGCCCCGCGTCAGGCGCGCTTCGAGGCGGTCGAGCATCCGGCCTTCCACCCGGGCCGCTGCGCTCGGGTGTGGGTCGATGACCGCGACGTCGGCGTGATCGGTGAGCTGCACCCCAAGTGGCGTCAGAGCTACGACCTGCCGTTGGCGCCCGTGCTGTTCGAGCTGGATGCCGACGTACTGGCCGCGCGCGTGGTGCCGTCGTTCACCAGCGTGCCCAAGATGCAGTCGGTCTTCCGGGATCTGGCCCTGGTGGTCAAGGACGATGTGGCCCACGCCGCCCTGATCGAGGCCATCACCGCAGCGCCGACCGAAGGCCTGGTCAAGGGGGCTCGTCTGTTCGACATCTACAAGCCGAAGACCAGCGTTCAGGGGATGGCGGACGACGAACGCAGTCTCGCCGTGCGTGTGGAACTGCGCGATGATGAGCAGACGTTGACGGATGAGCGGATCGACGGCGCCATGAAGGCCGTGCTGACCGCGCTGGCGGCGTCCGTGGGCGCGCGCGTCCGCGGTTGA
- the ahr gene encoding NADPH-dependent aldehyde reductase Ahr, producing MSTSTTIRAWAAQEATRPVTPFSYDPGPLGAEEVEIRVEHCGLCHSDLSMIDNEWGFSGYPVVGGHEVIGSVVALGANAKGLKLGQKVGLGWMAQSCQTCKPCLSGEPQMCRAGVPTIVGHHGGFAERVRAHWLWVAPIPEGVNPADAGPLLCGGLTVFSPFLNFDIKPTHRVGVVGIGGLGHLALKFARAWGCEVTAFTSSESKRDEALSLGAHKVVSSVDAASMKSIAGRLDMVIVTVNAMLNWKALMGTLAPNGRLHVVGVLPAPLEVESFALIGGQRSVSGSPTGSRQDIDTMLEFAARHGIAPQTEHFPMSRINDALDHLRAGKARYRVVLDADFA from the coding sequence ATGAGCACTTCGACCACCATCCGCGCCTGGGCCGCTCAGGAAGCCACACGCCCGGTCACGCCGTTTTCGTACGACCCGGGCCCGCTGGGCGCCGAGGAAGTCGAGATCCGCGTCGAGCACTGTGGCCTGTGCCACTCCGACCTGTCGATGATCGACAACGAGTGGGGCTTTTCGGGCTACCCGGTCGTCGGCGGCCACGAGGTGATCGGCAGTGTCGTGGCCCTGGGTGCCAATGCGAAGGGGCTGAAGCTGGGCCAGAAGGTCGGCCTGGGCTGGATGGCGCAGAGCTGCCAGACCTGCAAGCCCTGCCTGAGCGGCGAGCCGCAGATGTGCCGTGCCGGGGTGCCGACCATCGTCGGTCACCACGGCGGCTTCGCCGAGCGCGTGCGCGCGCACTGGCTGTGGGTGGCGCCGATTCCCGAGGGCGTCAACCCGGCCGATGCCGGCCCGCTGCTGTGCGGCGGCCTGACCGTGTTCTCACCGTTCCTGAACTTCGACATCAAGCCGACGCACCGCGTGGGCGTGGTGGGCATTGGCGGCCTGGGCCACCTGGCCTTGAAGTTCGCCCGCGCCTGGGGTTGCGAGGTGACGGCGTTCACCTCGAGCGAGTCCAAGCGTGACGAGGCGCTGTCGCTGGGCGCGCACAAGGTCGTGTCCAGTGTGGACGCCGCGTCGATGAAGTCGATTGCCGGCCGCCTTGACATGGTGATCGTCACCGTCAACGCGATGCTGAACTGGAAGGCGCTGATGGGCACGCTGGCGCCCAACGGCCGCCTGCACGTGGTGGGCGTGCTGCCCGCGCCGCTGGAGGTCGAGTCCTTTGCCCTGATCGGCGGGCAGCGCTCGGTGTCGGGCTCGCCCACGGGCTCGCGTCAGGACATCGACACCATGCTGGAGTTTGCCGCCCGCCACGGCATCGCCCCGCAAACCGAACATTTTCCGATGAGCCGCATCAACGATGCGCTGGACCACCTGCGCGCCGGCAAGGCCCGCTACCGCGTGGTGCTGGACGCCGACTTCGCCTGA
- the pheS gene encoding phenylalanine--tRNA ligase subunit alpha, producing the protein MNDPQSDLEALVQSAQDAFAAAGTPADLENAKARFMGKSGSLTDLLKGMGALSPEEKKTRGAAINQAKQRVEALLNDRRQALADAELAQQLQAERLDVTLPGRRRGEGGLHPVSLSIERIEGIFGSMGFAVADGPEIEADWFNFTALNTPEDHPARSMHDTFYVEGGHLLRTHTSPMQVRYAVQHVKAHAEELARGERIPEIRVIAPGRTYRVDSDATHSPMFHQCEGLWIGESVSFTDLKAVLSDFFSTFFETDALDIRFRPSFFPFTEPSAEVDIAFASGPLKGRWLEVGGAGQVHPNVVRNFGLDPERYIGFAFGLGPDRLTMLRYGVNDLRLFYEGDLRFLQQFQ; encoded by the coding sequence ATGAACGACCCGCAAAGCGACCTCGAAGCCCTGGTGCAATCGGCCCAGGATGCCTTTGCCGCGGCCGGCACCCCCGCCGACCTGGAAAACGCCAAGGCCCGGTTCATGGGCAAGTCCGGCAGTCTGACCGACCTGCTCAAGGGCATGGGCGCGCTCAGCCCCGAAGAGAAGAAGACCCGCGGCGCCGCCATCAACCAGGCCAAGCAGCGCGTGGAAGCCTTGCTGAACGACCGCCGTCAGGCGCTGGCCGATGCCGAGCTGGCACAGCAGCTTCAGGCCGAGCGCCTGGACGTGACGCTGCCGGGCCGGCGTCGTGGCGAGGGTGGCCTGCACCCGGTGTCGCTCAGCATCGAGCGCATCGAAGGCATCTTCGGGTCGATGGGCTTTGCCGTGGCCGATGGCCCCGAGATCGAGGCCGACTGGTTCAACTTCACCGCGCTGAACACGCCGGAAGACCATCCGGCGCGCTCGATGCACGACACCTTCTACGTGGAAGGCGGTCACCTGCTGCGCACGCACACCAGCCCGATGCAGGTGCGCTACGCCGTGCAGCACGTCAAGGCGCATGCCGAAGAGCTGGCCCGTGGTGAACGCATTCCCGAGATCCGCGTCATCGCACCGGGACGCACCTATCGGGTGGACAGCGACGCCACGCACTCGCCAATGTTCCACCAGTGCGAAGGCCTGTGGATCGGCGAGTCGGTGAGCTTCACCGACCTGAAGGCGGTGTTGAGCGACTTTTTCAGCACCTTCTTCGAGACCGACGCGCTGGACATCCGTTTCCGCCCGTCGTTCTTCCCGTTCACCGAGCCGTCTGCCGAAGTGGACATCGCCTTCGCCTCCGGTCCGCTCAAGGGCCGTTGGCTGGAAGTCGGTGGGGCAGGGCAGGTGCACCCGAACGTGGTGCGCAACTTCGGCCTGGACCCTGAGCGCTACATCGGTTTTGCGTTCGGTCTGGGTCCGGACCGCCTGACCATGCTGAGATACGGCGTGAACGACCTGCGCCTGTTCTACGAAGGCGACCTGCGTTTCCTGCAGCAGTTCCAGTGA
- the rplT gene encoding 50S ribosomal protein L20 produces the protein MPRVKRGVTARARHKKVLALAKGFRGRRKNVYRIAKQAVMKAGQYAYRDRRAKKREFRRLWIARINAGSRALGLTYSKFIAGIKKASIEIDRKVLADMAVNDPAAFASIVEKAKAQLAA, from the coding sequence ATGCCTCGCGTCAAACGTGGCGTTACCGCCCGCGCTCGTCACAAGAAGGTTCTCGCCCTGGCCAAGGGTTTCCGCGGCCGCCGCAAGAACGTTTACCGCATCGCCAAGCAGGCGGTCATGAAGGCAGGCCAATACGCCTACCGTGACCGCCGTGCCAAAAAGCGCGAATTCCGCCGCCTGTGGATTGCCCGTATCAACGCCGGCAGCCGCGCTCTGGGCCTGACCTACAGCAAGTTCATCGCTGGCATCAAGAAGGCGTCGATCGAGATCGACCGCAAGGTGCTGGCCGACATGGCTGTCAACGATCCGGCAGCTTTTGCCAGCATCGTTGAAAAGGCCAAGGCTCAACTGGCTGCCTGA
- the rpmI gene encoding 50S ribosomal protein L35, protein MPKMKTKSSAKKRFRVRPGGTVKRGQAFKRHILTKKTTKNKRQLRGAVNVHETNMGHMAQMLPFAGL, encoded by the coding sequence ATGCCCAAAATGAAGACCAAGAGCAGTGCGAAGAAGCGTTTTCGCGTGCGTCCGGGTGGCACCGTCAAGCGCGGTCAAGCCTTCAAGCGTCACATCCTGACCAAGAAGACCACGAAGAACAAGCGTCAGCTCCGCGGCGCTGTGAACGTGCACGAGACCAACATGGGCCACATGGCCCAGATGCTGCCTTTCGCCGGCCTGTAA
- the infC gene encoding translation initiation factor IF-3, giving the protein MANFFDRRTRNDERKHRLNREITAPEVRLNGPENEPLGIVSIQEALRLSAEHDVDLVEIAAQADPPVCRLMDYGKFKYQEQKKAHDAKLKQKVIEVKEVKFRPGTDEGDYLIKLRNLRRFLEDGDKGKVTLRFRGREITHQELGMRLLERVRDDLTDCSTVENMPKLEGRQMIMVLAPKKKK; this is encoded by the coding sequence ATCGCTAACTTCTTTGACCGCCGTACGCGCAATGATGAGCGCAAGCACCGGCTGAATCGCGAAATCACCGCCCCCGAAGTCCGTCTGAACGGACCGGAGAACGAGCCGCTGGGCATCGTCAGCATCCAGGAAGCGCTCCGCCTGTCGGCCGAGCACGACGTGGATCTGGTGGAGATCGCCGCTCAAGCCGATCCGCCGGTCTGCCGTCTGATGGATTACGGCAAGTTCAAGTACCAGGAACAGAAGAAGGCCCACGACGCCAAGCTCAAGCAGAAGGTGATCGAGGTCAAGGAAGTCAAGTTCCGCCCGGGTACCGACGAAGGCGACTATCTGATCAAGCTCCGCAACCTGCGCCGCTTCCTCGAGGACGGTGACAAGGGCAAGGTCACGCTGCGTTTCCGCGGCCGCGAGATCACGCACCAGGAACTGGGCATGCGCCTGCTGGAGCGGGTGCGCGATGACCTGACGGATTGCTCGACGGTCGAGAACATGCCCAAGCTCGAGGGCCGCCAGATGATCATGGTTCTGGCCCCGAAGAAGAAGAAGTAA